The sequence CGCGACCAGGGGGAAGGCGGCGGAGGACGGATCGCCCGGCACCTCGATCGTGGTCGCCATCAGGCTTTGGCCCGCGGCCAGCCGGATGACGCGGACCCCGTCCTCGTCCATGACCTCGACCACGGCGCCGAAGGCCCGCAGCATGCGCTCGGTGTGGTCGCGGGTCGGCTCCGGCTCGCGGACCGTGACGCCACCCTTTGCGTTCAGCCCGGCCAGCAGCACGGCCGACTTCACCTGGGCCGAGGCCATTGGCAGGCGATAGTCGATCCCTTCCAGCGCTCCGCCTTTCAAGGTCAGGGGCAGTCGCCCGCCGGCGCGGCCCAGGAAGCGGGCGCCCATCTGCGACAGAGGCTCAAGCACCCGGCCCATCGGCCGCTTTCTCAGCGAGCCGTCGCCGGTGAAGGTGGCGGCGAGGTCGAAGCCCGCGGCGGCGCCCATGATCAGGCGCACGCCCGTGCCGGCGTTGCCGCAGTCGACCACATCGGCCGGCTCGGAAAATCCGCCCTGGCCGACCACCCGCCAGGCGCCTTCGCCCAGCCGTTCGACTTCGGCCCCGAAGGCGCGCATGGCTGCGGCGGTTCTCAGCACGTCGTCGCCTTCCAGAAGCCCGCTCACCCGGGTCTCGCCACGCGCCAGGGCCCCCAGGATCAGCGAGCGGTGCGAGATCGACTTGTCGCCCGGCGCGCGGACTTCGCCTCGCAACGGGCCGCCAGGCCGAGCTTTCAGAGCCTCCGTGGCCATGCCGCGAACCAAACCTTTTCGACTGGGGGCGAAAATAAGGGGATCAGCTTTTGACAGCGGCCTTCCCGCGTGGCAAGGGAGCCGCCGCTTTCGCACAGCATTCAAGAAGGTCACGCCTTGGCCAATCCCGAACTGGGCGCCAAACAGATCTGCCCCAATTGTCAGAGCAAGTTCTACGACCTGGGCAAGCGCCCGGCCGTCTGCCCCAAGTGCGGCACGTCCTTTGATCCCGAAGAAGCCCTGAAGACCCGCCGCGTGCGGGCCCGCTCGGCTGCGCCGGATTACGAGGACGAGGTCGAAAAGCCGGCCAAGGTGGTCACCGAGGCCGACAGCGACGGCTTCGAGGACGAGGTCGACGAAACCCCCGAGATCGACGAAGCCGCCGACGAGGTCATCGAGACCGACGACGACAGCGAAGCCGTCGAGGGCGGGCCGACCAGTCCGGCCGACGACCTGGGCGTGGATTTCGCCGAGGACGAAGAGCTGGACGATGAAGGCGACGACGTTCCGTTCCTTGAGGATGAGGACGACGACGACAATTTCGAAGACGAGATCGAGGGCCTGCCCGACGATCGCGACGAGTAGAAAAGGCGCGACAAAAAATGCTGTCGGGGTGGCTTGATCCGCCGATCCTCTCAGCATAGTGTCCGCCGCCTCGCCGGAGGGGGTCCTTCAAGCCTCCTCCCGCGAAACCCGAGACCTCGGGGCTATAGCTCAGCTGGTAGAGCGCTTGAATGGCATTCAAGAGGTCAGCGGTTCGACTCCGCTTAGCTCCACCATGGAGGCCCGCAGTTCAAAGCTGCGGGCCTTCGCCTTTTCGGCGGGTCGGTTCGAGACGTCGCCGCATGCCAAGCCCCTGACCTGTCTCAAATGTGGCTCGATTGTGACGGGGACCGACCGAGTCGCGCCCCTGTCAGCCCCATTCTCCCGCAAAGCGGGCTGCGACATGGGCGCGCGGCGACGGCAAGCCTTTGTGATCTAGATCAATTTCCACGCCAGATAGCGGCATGTTGCATTCTTGAAAAGTTTGCGGGGCGGTGCTCCACTCGCCCTGTCCGCGCAATCGCTCGACTTCGGTCGCGCCGTGCGTGGCGAAGGCCGGGGGTATTGCGGCATAGTGGACAGGGCCCATGCGCAGACGAGCCATTGTGAGGCTGACCACCCGGTTCATCCTCGACTACATCGCCATCCTCTCGCAGATGTTC is a genomic window of Phenylobacterium montanum containing:
- a CDS encoding TIGR02300 family protein is translated as MANPELGAKQICPNCQSKFYDLGKRPAVCPKCGTSFDPEEALKTRRVRARSAAPDYEDEVEKPAKVVTEADSDGFEDEVDETPEIDEAADEVIETDDDSEAVEGGPTSPADDLGVDFAEDEELDDEGDDVPFLEDEDDDDNFEDEIEGLPDDRDE
- the aroA gene encoding 3-phosphoshikimate 1-carboxyvinyltransferase gives rise to the protein MATEALKARPGGPLRGEVRAPGDKSISHRSLILGALARGETRVSGLLEGDDVLRTAAAMRAFGAEVERLGEGAWRVVGQGGFSEPADVVDCGNAGTGVRLIMGAAAGFDLAATFTGDGSLRKRPMGRVLEPLSQMGARFLGRAGGRLPLTLKGGALEGIDYRLPMASAQVKSAVLLAGLNAKGGVTVREPEPTRDHTERMLRAFGAVVEVMDEDGVRVIRLAAGQSLMATTIEVPGDPSSAAFPLVAALVTPSSEVTVKGVLLNPLRTGLFETLREMGADLTISNERDAGGESVGDVTARHSALKGVEVPPERAPSMIDEYPILAVAAAFAEGRTVMRGIGEMRVKESDRVALMAAGLSACGVGVEEEPEALTVIGSARANHPVRGGARVVTHGDHRIAMSHLVLALAAQEAVEVDEPGMIATSFPGFVELMRGLGADLG